The Gemmatimonas aurantiaca T-27 DNA segment CCCATGGTCGCGGCGGAGGTGGCGGTTGTGAGATGTGTGGAACGGGCACCCTCGTCTGGCGCGCGACGAGACCGTGTGAGGTCGCCGAGCATGGCTCCCACCACCATGAATCCGACGGCCGCTGCCAGCCCGGTGAGCGGCGTGATGCGCCAATCCCGCCCATTCGCTGCCACCGACGGTGGTTCGAGCTGTGCGAGTTCGCTGTGCAGATGTTCCCGCCAGGCGTCACGAACCGGCACCTCGCGGCGCAACTCCGCGATGGCATGCTCCAGGGCTGGTGGCATCTGTTCGTTATTGTCCGGCATTGCCGTACTCTCCGAGTTCCTGTTGCAGGCGGCTGCAGGCCCGTTGTACGCGCATCTTGAGCGCGGATACTCCGGTTCCCGTGATGCGTGCCATCTCGACGTACTCCAGTTGCTCGACGTGCTTGAGAAGAAAGGCTTCGCGCTGTTCGACGGGCAGTGCCGCGAGGGCACGGGTGAGCTCCAGGCGCAACTCCGTGTCAGGGCCGTGCGAAGGCACCGCACTGCGTGCCACGGCGTCCGCGTCGGTGTGTACCCACCGTGTTCTGCGCGTGCGTGAGAGCAAGGCGGTGCGACATCGATTGGCGAGAATGGCGAAGAGCCAGGTGCGAAAGGCCGTGGCCGGATCGTAGCTGCCCAGCGCACGATAGGCCCGCAACAGCGTGTCCTGGGTTGCCTCTTCGGCATCTTCGCGCGCGCCGAGCATGCGGGTGGCAAATCGCAGGCAACTTGGTGAATGACGATGCACAAGCTCCGTGAATGCGTGAGCATTCCCGTTCAGCACAGCGCGTACGAGCTCGGCATCGGTCATGGGTTGTGCGTGATACCTTCCGATGTGACGGTCGGGTCACCGTCAACCATTGGTTCGACGCCGTACCGAGGTCATCGCACGGTGATGAGCCCAACCCGTCCGCCAAATTCATCGCGCGCGGTCGGCAATCCCGGAGGCGGCTGCCAGGCCGCTTCGTCGATACTGATGTTGAGACGATACGTGCCTGGCCCCACCGGCAAGGTGGCTTCCCACCACCCATGCGCGGCGCGGATCATCGGCACCGGTGCCCAATGCGTGGGTTCACCACTCACGCGTACCGACGCGGCATCGTCATGACGCAGGCGCAGCCGGAGTTGCCCCGTCTCGTTGAGGATCGCCTCGAAGGCCATACGCGATCGACTGCCCGTGGCCACACTGTCGCCGCCTGTGTCGCCACGGCGCGGCCATCGGGCGAGTTGCACCCCAAACGAATAGACTGCGCGCACCGGAGACGTCATGTCGGGTTGTGTGGGCAGTGCCGCGACACCCGCACGCACCATCACCCAACGGGTGATCGGTACCTGCGCCTCGGTCCGGCCCCACAACATGTTCGACCGCGACCGTGCGCTGGACGAGAACAACGTGTCCTGCATCCATGGCAGTGGTCGTATGCGATGACTGATGGTGCTGCCTCCGGTGATGTCGAACAACACGGGGCCGGCGTGGAACTGGAATCGCGAACGCAGGTCCACCAATCGTGATGGCACCTGCGTGATGATCGTCTGCCTGGTGGGGGCAGGAACCGACGCGGAATCGGTGTACACGGCCAATGGTTCGTTCCACACGGTCCGACCCAATGCCGTCACGCGACCCAGAGCTCGCAGGTCGAGCGACGCGTTCACGCCGCGCACGCGCTGCCACACCCCCACCGTGAGCCCCTGTCGATCCCGAGTGGCGTCGAGCGGGGACAGACTTCGATGTCCATATCCCACACTCACGCCGCCGTTGTGAATGGCACGTGAGAGCTGCAACAGTGCACGCGGTTGACCGGCCAGTGCCATGCAGTCGGATCCGGCAATTCCAACGGCTCCGGACATCATGAGCGTCCATCCACGATGGGCCGGTGTGCGGGCAGACAGCGCGACGACCGGTGTGCTGGTGCCAAAACGTGTGGCGCGGGCGAGTGGTGCCGAATAGGCCGTGGCCGATACATGCGTCCAGTCGGCCTGAGTGGCCACCATGGAGGGCGCCTGGCACTGCGGGCCATTGCCGCTGGTGAGCAGTGCCATGGCGCTGACCTGTGGCACCGGTGATTGCGCCGGCAGACGGCCTGGTGCAACGACACCGAGCAGTGGCAGCGCCATGCGCAGGGCGTGTGGACACCGCAGTCGGGGGACCAGGGTCACGGGCATGGGGTACGCAGTGAGGGGACTGCAGG contains these protein-coding regions:
- a CDS encoding isoamylase early set domain-containing protein, giving the protein MPDNNEQMPPALEHAIAELRREVPVRDAWREHLHSELAQLEPPSVAANGRDWRITPLTGLAAAVGFMVVGAMLGDLTRSRRAPDEGARSTHLTTATSAATMGVRFAVMAPGVQRVSLVGDFNGWDADATPLVLSPDGSTWTTMLPLSAGRHTYAFVIDGQIVRDPVAPAEAEEDFGMPNSVVLVSSRE
- a CDS encoding RNA polymerase sigma factor yields the protein MTDAELVRAVLNGNAHAFTELVHRHSPSCLRFATRMLGAREDAEEATQDTLLRAYRALGSYDPATAFRTWLFAILANRCRTALLSRTRRTRWVHTDADAVARSAVPSHGPDTELRLELTRALAALPVEQREAFLLKHVEQLEYVEMARITGTGVSALKMRVQRACSRLQQELGEYGNAGQ
- a CDS encoding glycogen-binding domain-containing protein: MPVTLVPRLRCPHALRMALPLLGVVAPGRLPAQSPVPQVSAMALLTSGNGPQCQAPSMVATQADWTHVSATAYSAPLARATRFGTSTPVVALSARTPAHRGWTLMMSGAVGIAGSDCMALAGQPRALLQLSRAIHNGGVSVGYGHRSLSPLDATRDRQGLTVGVWQRVRGVNASLDLRALGRVTALGRTVWNEPLAVYTDSASVPAPTRQTIITQVPSRLVDLRSRFQFHAGPVLFDITGGSTISHRIRPLPWMQDTLFSSSARSRSNMLWGRTEAQVPITRWVMVRAGVAALPTQPDMTSPVRAVYSFGVQLARWPRRGDTGGDSVATGSRSRMAFEAILNETGQLRLRLRHDDAASVRVSGEPTHWAPVPMIRAAHGWWEATLPVGPGTYRLNISIDEAAWQPPPGLPTARDEFGGRVGLITVR